A section of the Agrococcus sp. SGAir0287 genome encodes:
- a CDS encoding glycosyltransferase family 4 protein yields MAQPGARRSAGGAVSAATRVRLRVLVSAPLFPPAFRGGGPIRTLAALVDTAPDDVQVAVVCGDRDLGGDERLPVPRRAWLPQGRARIHYVDRRRPDAVLRALASAPPPDLVYVNGLFDPVFSILVRGWARARRLPVLLAPRGELAPAALALRAGRKRAFLRLAAAARLDEGVVWHASTEREARDVRAVMGDEATVVVREDDHALPQRAMRSHADDGPLRLAFVSRLVPNKGLGVLLAALARVDEPWTLDVHGIAEDAEHAARCRALAAAPPLAGRVRMHGALEPHAVRDAFAGHDLFAFPTAFENFGHVIAEALSVGCPVLAADTTPWTSRLAAGAGDVVGGLDPDAWAERIAAWARLGAAERTRRRALAADAFDAWRDEAAPHVLAILRDRLARG; encoded by the coding sequence ATGGCGCAGCCCGGCGCCCGTCGATCGGCCGGCGGCGCCGTGAGCGCGGCGACGCGCGTGCGGCTGCGGGTGCTCGTGAGCGCCCCGCTCTTCCCACCCGCCTTCCGGGGCGGCGGCCCCATCCGCACGCTCGCCGCGCTCGTGGACACCGCGCCCGACGACGTCCAGGTGGCCGTGGTGTGCGGCGATCGCGACCTCGGCGGCGACGAGCGGCTGCCCGTGCCGCGCCGCGCCTGGCTGCCGCAGGGCCGCGCACGCATCCACTACGTCGATCGCCGCCGCCCGGACGCCGTGCTGCGTGCGCTCGCGAGCGCGCCGCCGCCCGACCTCGTCTACGTCAACGGCCTGTTCGATCCGGTCTTCTCGATCCTCGTGCGCGGCTGGGCGCGGGCGCGGCGGCTGCCCGTGCTGCTCGCGCCGCGCGGCGAGCTCGCGCCCGCCGCGCTCGCGCTGCGCGCCGGCAGGAAGCGCGCGTTCCTCCGCCTCGCCGCCGCGGCCCGCCTCGACGAGGGCGTCGTGTGGCACGCCTCGACCGAGCGCGAGGCGCGCGACGTGCGCGCCGTGATGGGCGACGAGGCGACCGTCGTCGTCCGCGAGGACGACCACGCGCTGCCGCAGCGCGCGATGCGCTCGCACGCCGACGACGGCCCGCTGCGGCTCGCGTTCGTGAGCAGGCTCGTGCCCAACAAGGGCCTCGGGGTGCTGCTCGCGGCGCTCGCGCGGGTCGACGAGCCCTGGACCCTCGACGTGCACGGCATCGCCGAGGATGCCGAGCACGCCGCGCGCTGCCGCGCCCTCGCCGCGGCGCCCCCGCTGGCCGGTCGCGTGCGGATGCATGGCGCGCTCGAGCCGCACGCGGTGCGCGACGCCTTCGCCGGCCACGACCTCTTCGCCTTCCCGACGGCCTTCGAGAACTTCGGCCACGTGATCGCGGAGGCGCTGTCGGTGGGATGCCCCGTGCTCGCCGCCGACACGACCCCGTGGACCTCGCGACTCGCGGCGGGCGCGGGGGACGTCGTGGGCGGGCTCGATCCCGACGCGTGGGCCGAGCGCATCGCGGCGTGGGCTCGGCTGGGCGCCGCGGAGCGCACCCGGAGGCGCGCGCTCGCCGCCGACGCCTTCGACGCGTGGCGCGACGAGGCGGCACCGCACGTGCTCGCGATCCTGCGCGACCGGCTCGCGCGCGGCTGA
- a CDS encoding arsenate reductase/protein-tyrosine-phosphatase family protein — protein MPLPSSPRDARDEGPFRILVVCTGNVCRSPLAAAVLRARLAQGTDAIAVASAGLQPREGEPVDPAVAREAGRLGVDVAGHAARALRLDEVMTSDLVIVATRRQRAVVAELAPAAASRTFTLLELDATLAQLDAGDVATPAPPVARDRLTQVVRAAARARGPAARGLAIDLPDPYRGSAEVHRGVADLVASASDRIAERLLALGASTPSAQESAAP, from the coding sequence ATGCCGCTGCCCAGCAGCCCGCGGGACGCACGTGACGAAGGGCCGTTCCGCATCCTCGTCGTGTGCACGGGCAACGTGTGCCGATCGCCGCTCGCGGCCGCGGTGCTCCGCGCGCGGCTCGCCCAGGGCACGGACGCGATCGCCGTCGCGAGCGCCGGGCTGCAGCCGCGCGAGGGCGAGCCGGTCGACCCCGCGGTCGCTCGGGAGGCTGGGCGTCTCGGCGTCGACGTCGCCGGGCATGCCGCGCGTGCGCTGAGGCTGGACGAGGTGATGACGAGCGATCTCGTGATCGTCGCGACGCGGCGGCAGCGCGCGGTGGTCGCCGAGCTCGCGCCCGCCGCCGCGTCGCGCACCTTCACGCTGCTCGAGCTCGACGCGACGCTCGCGCAGCTCGACGCGGGCGACGTCGCGACCCCTGCGCCGCCGGTCGCGCGGGACAGGCTGACGCAGGTGGTGCGCGCGGCGGCGCGTGCGCGGGGGCCCGCGGCGCGCGGCCTCGCGATCGACCTGCCCGACCCGTACCGAGGTTCGGCGGAGGTGCACCGCGGGGTCGCCGACCTCGTGGCGTCCGCCAGCGATCGCATCGCCGAGCGACTGCTCGCGCTCGGGGCGTCCACGCCGTCCGCGCAGGAGTCGGCGGCGCCATGA
- the wecB gene encoding non-hydrolyzing UDP-N-acetylglucosamine 2-epimerase, with translation MSARLKVMTVVGTRPEIIRLAATMRLLDRLVDHVVVHTGQNYDYELNELLFEDLELRRPDRFLAADTSSLGAALGTILARVETAIAEERPDAMLVLGDTNSCIAAVMGRRMRVPVFHMEAGNRAFDENVPEETNRRLVDHVADYNLAYTEHARRNLLAEGLHPSRVVVTGSPMREVLAQSRERIEASDVLERQGLARHGYLLVSLHREETVDDPVRLERALRALDALGAEHDAPVLVSTHPRTRRRLAEQAPELLRRLTLHAPFGFHDYVALQRSALVVLSDSGTIAEESSILGFPAVTLRDAIERPEALDVGAIVTSGVDPEGVVEAVRATLALHAAMGPPTAPVDYAPDDVSRRVASFILSSTRSHRERAGLRR, from the coding sequence ATGAGCGCGCGCCTGAAGGTCATGACGGTCGTGGGCACGAGGCCCGAGATCATCCGCCTCGCCGCGACGATGCGGCTGCTCGACCGGCTCGTCGACCACGTCGTGGTGCACACGGGCCAGAACTACGACTACGAGCTCAACGAGCTGCTCTTCGAGGACCTCGAGCTGCGTCGGCCCGACCGCTTCCTCGCAGCCGACACGTCGTCGCTCGGCGCCGCGCTCGGCACGATCCTCGCCCGCGTCGAGACGGCGATCGCCGAGGAGCGGCCGGATGCGATGCTCGTGCTCGGCGACACGAACAGCTGCATCGCCGCGGTCATGGGCAGGCGGATGCGCGTGCCGGTCTTCCACATGGAGGCGGGCAATCGAGCGTTCGACGAGAACGTGCCCGAGGAGACGAATCGCCGGCTCGTCGACCACGTCGCCGACTACAACCTCGCCTACACGGAGCACGCGCGGCGCAACCTCCTCGCCGAGGGGCTGCATCCCTCCCGCGTCGTCGTCACCGGCTCGCCGATGCGCGAGGTGCTCGCGCAGAGCCGCGAGCGCATCGAGGCGAGCGACGTGCTCGAGCGGCAGGGGCTCGCGAGGCACGGCTACCTGCTGGTGAGCCTGCACCGCGAGGAGACCGTCGACGATCCGGTGCGGCTCGAGCGCGCGCTGCGGGCGCTCGACGCGCTCGGCGCCGAGCACGATGCGCCCGTGCTCGTGTCGACGCATCCGCGCACGCGCAGGCGCCTCGCCGAGCAGGCGCCCGAGCTGCTGCGACGGCTCACGCTGCACGCGCCCTTCGGCTTCCACGACTACGTCGCGCTGCAGCGCTCGGCCCTCGTCGTGCTGTCGGACAGCGGCACGATCGCGGAGGAGTCGAGCATCCTCGGCTTCCCCGCCGTGACGCTGCGCGACGCGATCGAGCGGCCGGAGGCGCTCGACGTCGGCGCGATCGTGACGAGCGGCGTCGATCCCGAGGGCGTCGTCGAGGCGGTGCGCGCGACGCTCGCGCTGCACGCGGCGATGGGCCCGCCGACCGCGCCGGTCGACTACGCACCCGACGACGTCTCGCGGCGCGTCGCCTCGTTCATCCTCTCCAGCACGCGATCCCACCGGGAGCGCGCCGGGCTGCGGCGGTGA
- a CDS encoding polysaccharide biosynthesis tyrosine autokinase, producing the protein MELTDLVRILRRRWIPIVAAGVVGVGGAAGVSALQAPSYESATQVFVSTQTGETSSDLAQSNAYTLSRVLTYAELASSERVLDGVIGELGLDVDARELARRISAAPIPDTTIIQIVATDDDPDRAAAIANATATSLAGVVADVEGTSTQASPVRLTTVEEARPPESASSPRWVLNLVLGGLLALALATAVAVLRDVLDTRIRSPHDVELATHHPVIGTIAYDARAADRPLVVHDAPHDFRAEAYRSLRTNLLFVEVEGGQRTFVVTSSVAGEGKTTATANLAIALAQSGQTVLLVDADLRKPRVADVLGIEGRVGLTTVLIGDAEVDDAVQDWGGTGLFVLPAGRVPPNPSELLGSRAMESLLRRLEGEYDWILVDAPPLLPVTDAAVLATRTSGAIVVVAAGSTTRGQLDGALARLGTVDVRVAGVLLTRLPTTDGHAYAYGYGYGPGAPLDDEHAAMHVAATRDARAARAARRQEQGDDDAGALQARLDGDADGDPGGDAAERANAPDAEATAPRAPRTPRPRRSKRERAGGTGR; encoded by the coding sequence ATGGAGCTGACGGATCTCGTGAGGATCCTGCGTCGACGATGGATCCCCATCGTCGCCGCAGGCGTCGTCGGCGTGGGGGGCGCTGCCGGCGTGTCGGCGCTGCAGGCGCCGTCGTACGAGTCGGCGACGCAGGTCTTCGTCTCGACCCAGACGGGAGAGACGAGCAGCGACCTCGCGCAGAGCAACGCCTACACGCTCTCGCGCGTGCTGACCTACGCCGAGCTCGCGAGCAGCGAGCGCGTGCTCGACGGGGTGATCGGCGAGCTCGGGCTCGACGTGGATGCCCGCGAGCTCGCCAGGCGCATCTCGGCGGCGCCCATCCCGGACACCACGATCATCCAGATCGTCGCGACCGACGATGACCCGGATCGCGCGGCCGCGATCGCGAACGCGACGGCGACGAGCCTCGCAGGCGTCGTCGCCGACGTCGAGGGCACCTCGACGCAGGCGAGCCCCGTGCGTCTCACGACCGTCGAGGAGGCGCGTCCCCCGGAGTCGGCGAGCAGCCCGAGGTGGGTGCTGAACCTCGTGCTCGGCGGCCTGCTCGCGCTCGCGCTCGCGACGGCCGTCGCGGTGCTGCGCGACGTGCTCGACACGCGCATCCGCTCGCCGCACGACGTCGAGCTCGCGACCCATCACCCCGTGATCGGCACCATCGCGTACGACGCGCGCGCTGCCGATCGTCCGCTCGTCGTGCACGACGCCCCGCACGACTTCCGCGCCGAGGCGTACCGATCGCTGCGCACGAACCTGCTGTTCGTCGAGGTCGAGGGCGGCCAGCGCACCTTCGTCGTGACGTCGTCCGTCGCGGGGGAGGGGAAGACGACCGCGACGGCGAACCTCGCGATCGCCCTCGCGCAGTCGGGCCAGACCGTGCTGCTCGTCGACGCCGACCTGCGCAAGCCGCGCGTCGCGGACGTGCTGGGCATCGAGGGCCGCGTCGGCCTCACGACGGTGCTCATCGGGGACGCGGAGGTCGACGACGCCGTGCAGGACTGGGGCGGCACGGGGCTCTTCGTGCTGCCCGCCGGCCGCGTGCCCCCCAATCCCAGCGAGCTGCTGGGCTCCCGCGCCATGGAGTCGTTGCTGCGCAGGCTCGAGGGCGAGTACGACTGGATCCTCGTCGACGCGCCGCCGCTGCTGCCCGTGACGGACGCCGCGGTGCTCGCGACGCGCACGTCGGGCGCGATCGTCGTCGTCGCCGCGGGGTCGACGACGCGCGGCCAGCTCGACGGGGCCCTCGCACGCCTCGGCACGGTCGACGTCCGCGTCGCCGGCGTGCTGCTGACGCGGCTGCCGACGACCGACGGGCATGCCTACGCGTACGGCTACGGCTACGGCCCGGGCGCTCCGCTCGACGACGAGCACGCCGCGATGCACGTCGCCGCGACGCGGGACGCTCGCGCGGCGCGCGCCGCGCGGCGTCAGGAGCAGGGCGACGACGATGCCGGCGCGCTGCAGGCACGGCTCGACGGCGACGCCGACGGCGATCCCGGTGGCGACGCCGCCGAGCGGGCGAACGCCCCCGACGCGGAGGCGACGGCACCGCGGGCGCCGCGCACGCCGCGGCCGCGACGCTCGAAGCGGGAGCGCGCGGGCGGCACCGGACGCTGA
- a CDS encoding polysaccharide biosynthesis protein, whose translation MTTGLEDATVLITGGTGSFGRTVAARLLRDGVGQVRILSRDEAKQDDMRHAMHDPRLRFYIGDVRDEGSVARAMTGVDHVFHAAALKQVPSCEFFPMEAVRTNVQGSENVVRCADRAGVRSAVFLSTDKAVYPVNAMGMSKALMEKVARSHGLNNPTTTTTMACVRYGNVMCSRGSVIPLFLSQMRARKPITITNPHMTRFMMSLADSVDLVEFAFHHARQGDLFIRKAQACTIQDLATAMLRLFRSDSQIEIIGTRHAEKVSEALASREELSKAIDMGDYFRIPLDSRGLDYELYVHEGDARQAEFLDYDSHTVPRMTVSEVEELLLTLPEIRAELAQAGLARTHA comes from the coding sequence ATGACGACAGGACTCGAGGACGCGACGGTCCTCATCACGGGAGGCACGGGATCGTTCGGCAGGACGGTCGCGGCGAGGCTCCTGCGCGACGGCGTCGGCCAGGTGCGCATCCTCAGCCGCGACGAGGCCAAGCAGGACGACATGCGCCACGCCATGCACGACCCGCGGCTGCGCTTCTACATCGGCGACGTCCGCGACGAGGGCAGCGTCGCGAGGGCGATGACCGGCGTCGACCACGTCTTCCACGCCGCGGCGCTCAAGCAGGTGCCCTCGTGCGAGTTCTTCCCCATGGAGGCGGTGCGCACGAACGTGCAGGGCAGCGAGAACGTCGTGCGGTGCGCCGACCGCGCCGGCGTGCGCTCGGCGGTGTTCCTCAGCACCGACAAGGCCGTCTACCCCGTGAACGCCATGGGCATGAGCAAGGCGCTCATGGAGAAGGTGGCCCGCTCGCACGGCCTCAACAACCCCACGACCACGACCACGATGGCGTGCGTGCGCTACGGCAACGTCATGTGCTCGCGCGGCAGCGTCATCCCGCTGTTCCTGTCGCAGATGCGCGCCCGCAAGCCCATCACGATCACGAACCCGCACATGACGCGGTTCATGATGTCGCTCGCCGACTCGGTCGACCTCGTGGAGTTCGCATTCCACCACGCGCGGCAGGGGGACCTGTTCATCCGCAAGGCGCAGGCGTGCACGATCCAGGACCTCGCGACGGCGATGCTGCGGCTGTTCCGCTCCGACTCGCAGATCGAGATCATCGGCACGCGCCACGCGGAGAAGGTGTCCGAGGCGCTCGCGAGCCGCGAGGAGCTGTCGAAGGCGATCGACATGGGCGACTACTTCCGCATCCCGCTCGACTCCCGCGGGCTCGACTACGAGCTCTACGTCCACGAGGGCGACGCGAGGCAGGCCGAGTTCCTCGACTACGACTCGCACACGGTGCCGCGCATGACCGTGTCCGAGGTCGAGGAGCTGCTGCTCACGCTGCCCGAGATCCGCGCCGAGCTCGCGCAGGCGGGCCTCGCGCGCACGCACGCGTGA
- a CDS encoding polysaccharide biosynthesis C-terminal domain-containing protein, with the protein MRVAVTGAGGFLGLHVRAALREAGATAMPVSLGDRLDEAAAVAAVDGADAVLHLAGVHRAPDEEVHEGNALLADQLRDVLLAVRTPPATIGYASTTQVGNGTAYGEAKERAGDVLREAATSIGARFVEHRLPNLFGEHGRPFANSVTATFCHLLATGGRPEVHEDRTLELLHAQDAADLLLGDDAARERAHRESVAGLLARLERIASAYDAGDVPDIGERLDRDLFNTYRSHLVTRRPAIPLTSRTDARGTFVELVRARGGSGQASSSTTAPGVTRGDHFHRRKFERFAVVSGRAVIRLRRILTTDVVEIPVDGDAPVAVDMPTLWSHSIENVGDVPLHTSFWTDDLFDPTRPDTIAEPVLA; encoded by the coding sequence ATGCGCGTCGCCGTCACGGGCGCCGGCGGCTTCCTCGGCCTCCACGTGCGCGCCGCCCTCCGCGAGGCGGGCGCGACCGCGATGCCCGTCTCGCTGGGCGATCGGCTCGACGAGGCTGCCGCCGTCGCCGCCGTCGACGGCGCGGATGCCGTGCTGCACCTCGCGGGCGTGCATCGTGCGCCCGACGAGGAGGTGCACGAGGGCAACGCGCTGCTCGCCGACCAGCTGCGCGACGTGCTGCTGGCCGTGCGCACCCCGCCCGCCACCATCGGCTACGCCAGCACGACCCAGGTCGGCAACGGCACGGCGTACGGCGAGGCGAAGGAGCGCGCCGGCGACGTGCTGCGCGAGGCGGCGACGTCGATCGGCGCGCGCTTCGTCGAGCACCGGCTGCCCAACCTCTTCGGCGAGCACGGCCGGCCCTTCGCGAACTCGGTCACGGCGACGTTCTGCCACCTGCTCGCGACCGGCGGGCGACCCGAGGTGCACGAGGATCGCACGCTCGAGCTCCTGCACGCGCAGGACGCGGCGGACCTGCTGCTCGGGGACGACGCGGCCCGCGAGCGCGCGCACCGCGAGAGCGTCGCCGGGCTGCTCGCCCGGCTCGAGCGCATCGCGAGCGCCTACGACGCCGGCGACGTGCCCGACATCGGCGAGCGGCTCGACCGCGACCTGTTCAACACCTACCGCTCCCACCTCGTGACGCGGCGACCGGCGATCCCGCTCACGAGCCGCACCGACGCGCGCGGCACGTTCGTCGAGCTCGTGCGCGCTCGCGGCGGCAGCGGTCAGGCGTCGTCGTCGACGACCGCGCCCGGCGTGACGCGCGGCGACCACTTCCATCGCCGCAAGTTCGAGCGCTTCGCGGTCGTCTCCGGTCGCGCCGTCATCCGGCTGCGCCGCATCCTCACGACCGACGTCGTCGAGATCCCCGTCGACGGCGACGCGCCCGTCGCCGTCGACATGCCGACGCTCTGGAGCCACAGCATCGAGAACGTCGGCGACGTGCCGCTGCACACGTCGTTCTGGACCGACGACCTCTTCGATCCGACGCGTCCCGACACGATCGCCGAGCCGGTGCTGGCATGA